A region of Salinibacter sp. 10B DNA encodes the following proteins:
- a CDS encoding oligosaccharide flippase family protein, which produces MLQHVRTLLRRWRQSIAARGASLVFMTRVVGAGLSLVLHVLLARWAGPTVYGTYSYAIAWVATLSIAVGLGFPEASLRFIPTYLQSENWKPLHGIVQRGERLTLLISVAVSLLVTAGVWGLPFVPSGPTTQAILIAFWALPFSALVRYYTEACRAADQIAAAYAAPRLLRPGIMITGIAMLAWLPVGVLSGPSVTALFGIALLPILAVQRISFRRLITVESPSVAPQFETRRWLRVAMPLLLVTGFTTLLRKTDLLFVGWMLDMQAAGLYQAAVTVAAPVGFILNAVNAVAAPRFARLHANNQNRKLRRFVRTLAHWLFWPTLVFSLLIAVGAPLFLNIFGPEFKTAQAPLLLLILSHLINAGTGSVGHLLNMTGHHRDSTRVYGITTVLNLVITPICIHHFGLWGAAAATTGSALVWNAWLHHVVQKRLGLTPSILFAVQPSR; this is translated from the coding sequence ATGCTTCAGCATGTACGGACCCTGCTCCGCCGATGGAGACAATCAATCGCAGCCCGCGGCGCGAGCCTCGTATTCATGACGCGTGTGGTGGGGGCCGGACTCAGTCTCGTCCTCCATGTCCTCCTGGCCCGATGGGCAGGCCCCACCGTGTACGGCACCTACAGCTACGCCATCGCCTGGGTCGCCACCCTCTCCATCGCCGTGGGACTCGGCTTCCCAGAAGCCTCGCTCCGATTTATTCCCACCTACCTCCAATCGGAGAACTGGAAGCCCCTGCACGGAATTGTCCAGCGGGGCGAACGTCTTACACTCCTCATAAGCGTAGCGGTGAGCCTGCTCGTGACAGCAGGCGTCTGGGGACTGCCCTTCGTCCCATCCGGGCCTACCACACAGGCCATTCTCATTGCGTTCTGGGCCCTCCCCTTCTCTGCCCTCGTCCGCTATTATACCGAAGCGTGCCGGGCCGCCGATCAAATTGCCGCTGCATATGCGGCTCCACGGTTGCTTCGTCCCGGCATCATGATTACCGGCATCGCGATGCTAGCGTGGCTTCCGGTCGGCGTACTGAGCGGCCCGTCGGTGACGGCACTGTTCGGGATTGCGCTCCTTCCCATTTTGGCTGTTCAACGGATATCCTTTCGTCGCCTGATCACCGTGGAAAGCCCATCGGTCGCCCCCCAATTCGAGACCCGGCGCTGGCTGCGCGTCGCCATGCCCCTGCTCCTGGTGACCGGCTTTACCACGCTTCTCCGAAAGACGGACCTCCTCTTCGTTGGCTGGATGCTCGACATGCAGGCAGCGGGCCTCTACCAGGCCGCCGTCACCGTTGCTGCCCCCGTAGGCTTCATCCTCAACGCCGTCAATGCCGTGGCCGCGCCCCGCTTTGCCCGGCTTCACGCGAATAATCAGAACCGGAAGCTCCGCCGTTTTGTCCGAACTCTCGCCCACTGGCTCTTCTGGCCCACGCTCGTCTTTTCCCTTCTGATTGCCGTCGGCGCCCCGCTTTTCCTCAACATCTTCGGTCCCGAGTTTAAAACGGCCCAAGCCCCTCTTCTCCTCCTCATCCTCAGTCACCTCATCAATGCCGGCACCGGGTCCGTCGGCCATCTTCTCAACATGACAGGTCACCATCGAGACAGTACACGTGTGTACGGAATCACGACCGTACTCAATCTTGTTATCACGCCGATCTGTATTCACCATTTTGGACTCTGGGGGGCCGCGGCTGCAACGACCGGTTCGGCTCTCGTTTGGAATGCGTGGCTGCATCACGTCGTGCAAAAGCGCCTTGGTCTCACCCCTTCCATCCTTTTCGCAGTGCAACCTTCCCGCTAG
- a CDS encoding glycosyltransferase family 2 protein, which yields MTDSASPSAEPRVAAVVVTYNRKTLLRQCLEALQNQTHPVAEIIVVDNASTDGTAAMVRADFPEVTLQSLEENQGGAGGFHEGMTAAVAQDVDWVWVMDDDAEPAETALEMLFDSGVHSAPDTVALSPLKRFPSGRPQYDQAGWYDPVRAEVEPVAAADEDCTEISYAAFVGLLCRVDVVHRVGLPAADFFLWYDDVEYCLRLASEGRIYLVRSSRVTHHVSEERRSQEKGEAKPWRYFKLSYYWRYYYGYRNRLLILRRHVSSAPQRMRGYARVLFRGLRSAGSVFLYSSHKWGKLQILFWGIVDGLTGRTGKRVDPEHYLDASSE from the coding sequence ATGACTGATTCTGCCTCCCCGTCCGCTGAACCGAGGGTCGCTGCCGTGGTGGTGACCTACAATCGCAAGACGCTTCTGCGGCAGTGCCTGGAGGCCCTGCAGAATCAGACGCACCCGGTGGCAGAGATCATCGTCGTCGACAACGCGAGCACTGATGGCACCGCGGCGATGGTGCGGGCCGACTTCCCGGAGGTGACCTTGCAGTCGCTGGAGGAGAACCAGGGCGGGGCGGGCGGCTTTCACGAGGGGATGACGGCGGCAGTGGCGCAGGACGTAGACTGGGTTTGGGTCATGGACGACGACGCGGAGCCAGCAGAGACGGCGCTGGAGATGCTTTTCGATTCAGGAGTGCATTCGGCCCCCGATACGGTGGCACTAAGTCCCCTGAAGCGGTTTCCATCGGGGCGGCCGCAGTACGACCAGGCCGGCTGGTACGATCCGGTGCGCGCCGAGGTCGAGCCCGTTGCGGCTGCCGACGAGGACTGCACGGAAATCTCCTATGCGGCCTTCGTCGGACTCCTCTGTCGTGTGGATGTCGTGCACCGGGTAGGACTTCCGGCGGCGGACTTTTTCCTGTGGTACGACGACGTGGAGTATTGTCTTCGTCTCGCAAGCGAAGGACGCATCTACCTGGTGCGGAGTAGCCGAGTTACACACCACGTATCCGAAGAGAGGCGAAGCCAGGAGAAGGGCGAGGCCAAGCCCTGGCGGTATTTCAAATTGAGCTACTACTGGCGATATTACTACGGATACAGAAATCGCCTTCTCATCCTCCGTCGGCACGTTTCGTCCGCCCCCCAGCGGATGCGGGGATACGCGCGGGTGCTTTTCCGGGGACTCCGAAGTGCCGGGTCGGTGTTCCTGTACAGCTCCCACAAGTGGGGAAAGCTCCAGATCCTGTTCTGGGGAATCGTTGACGGCTTGACGGGGCGGACGGGAAAGCGGGTCGATCCGGAGCATTATCTCGACGCCTCCTCGGAGTGA
- a CDS encoding FAD-dependent oxidoreductase codes for MSDCIILGGGITGLAAGYASGHPVCEAREAPGGICASYYVEPGGTERLHERPASCPTYRFEIGGGHWIFGGHPAAKRFMRRLTPMQKYERQSAVYLPERDLRVPYPLQNHLKRFDEALAADALTDMIHAPDEPRQKMKDWLYCSFGETLCEVFFDPFHDLYTAGLYEEIAPQDPYKSPADVEDVVEGAFGQAKEVGYNVEFLYPEEGLNTLMQRLASQCDVRYGKRAVDVDVETKTVAFEDGATERYDRLVSTLPLNEMMEMTDLSVPSRPDPHTSVLVLNVGAVRGPECPEDHWIYVPQSESGFHRVGFYSNVEEDFLPDGLDDRVSIYVERAYRGGEKPSADEVDQYAASVVDELTRWGYIEEAEVVDPTWIDVAYTWSWPQSTWKEEALSVLDDHDILMVGRYGRWVFQGIAESLQDGLFVGGTVRK; via the coding sequence ATGAGCGATTGTATCATTCTCGGTGGGGGCATCACGGGCCTCGCTGCGGGCTATGCCTCCGGCCATCCTGTTTGTGAAGCACGGGAGGCGCCCGGGGGCATCTGCGCGTCGTACTATGTGGAGCCGGGCGGCACCGAGCGATTGCACGAACGTCCGGCGTCGTGCCCCACCTACCGGTTTGAAATCGGCGGCGGCCACTGGATCTTCGGTGGGCACCCGGCGGCCAAGCGTTTCATGCGCCGCTTGACGCCGATGCAGAAGTATGAGCGACAGTCGGCCGTGTACCTTCCCGAGCGGGATCTACGGGTGCCGTATCCCCTGCAGAATCACCTGAAGCGATTTGACGAAGCGCTTGCCGCGGATGCCCTCACCGACATGATCCACGCGCCGGACGAGCCGCGGCAGAAGATGAAGGACTGGCTCTACTGCAGCTTCGGCGAGACGCTCTGTGAGGTCTTTTTCGATCCCTTCCACGATCTCTACACGGCAGGACTCTACGAAGAGATTGCCCCGCAGGACCCGTACAAGTCGCCCGCCGACGTAGAGGACGTGGTGGAGGGGGCCTTCGGGCAGGCCAAGGAGGTCGGGTACAACGTCGAGTTTCTCTACCCGGAGGAGGGGCTGAATACGCTCATGCAGCGCCTCGCGAGCCAGTGCGATGTGCGATACGGCAAGCGGGCGGTGGACGTGGACGTGGAAACAAAGACGGTGGCCTTCGAGGACGGCGCCACGGAGAGGTACGACCGTCTCGTCTCGACGCTGCCCCTCAACGAGATGATGGAGATGACGGACCTGTCGGTGCCGTCGCGGCCCGATCCGCACACGTCCGTTCTCGTCCTGAACGTGGGAGCCGTGCGCGGTCCCGAGTGTCCCGAGGATCACTGGATCTACGTTCCGCAAAGCGAGTCCGGCTTTCACCGGGTCGGCTTCTACTCGAACGTAGAAGAGGACTTTCTCCCGGACGGGTTGGACGACCGTGTGAGCATCTACGTGGAGCGCGCGTATCGGGGCGGCGAGAAGCCGTCGGCTGATGAGGTGGACCAGTACGCGGCGTCGGTCGTGGACGAGTTGACGCGATGGGGATACATTGAGGAGGCGGAGGTTGTGGATCCGACGTGGATCGACGTGGCCTACACGTGGTCCTGGCCACAGTCGACCTGGAAAGAGGAGGCCCTGAGCGTCCTGGACGATCACGACATTCTCATGGTCGGGCGCTATGGACGGTGGGTCTTTCAGGGCATCGCAGAGTCCCTGCAGGATGGTTTATTCGTCGGAGGGACGGTGCGCAAATGA
- a CDS encoding C25 family cysteine peptidase, with protein MLRSSLLAVLVYSTILAPGLARAQVSGSYDASWYDADAPHVRIAVVEDGVYRVTGAALQSALPAGTTLGEIPDSTLRLYENGQEIPLHVSGPQDGTFGTSDAIHFVGHRNRGTDELWAYETPSDQSSPYRSLYTDTTHYWLTWGGETTGQRYTSPSFASTTPTASLRDTVHVEEDNRYYYGRPYESGDAFYTESEGYYWRRFSHNNTGTIQDTYTLPVSRRTNTSDQLNVSVRLDAETNSCHRVRVEAELQQSGGGVAFEALDTVEWQGYQRQTVTASIDQNRVPSDLRVRIVSINQNFSDSNCPAPGSTPNYVLLDYLEADYVRRLAAANDAQRFVAPSGTNYTFSLSGYSSSRVEVYNPADARRYVLSTTGGTGTVSASPTGPNTPFWTVGQQSFKSPASLRPDKSSDWSVASAHGADYVILTTEALLSSARELAEYRRTQSDYEVAVVQIQNVFDEFDYGRPTPIAIRRFARATQSWSPAPQFLTIFADAPYPIDPGLSRSRAEWAVPSFGYSPSDGWYVMQANGPSDWTEFMAVGRIPVRNNAQGELFVDKLSTYENAAPAAWQKRMMLLAGGTSESEQSSLQFYSNQWGELATGTADTLYAAGMDTLRYYKQADDALDTSFQDSLSVDLERGAGWLSYFGHSAAQTWEIVTEAPKEWENAGRLPVILSLGCKTGSFAGGRYSERGAPSLGEQLVVGTLGSDSSPVDGSRSGGIAHWGTSALGNRLPSARLGDELTHRVFQDTMRVLGTAIQEAKASIARDFGSSSLYQRHLLTYGLLGDPATRIAIAEQPDFHLSEDQISISPSAPVPAEPLSVNVTLRNYGLVPRDSVGLQFTWQRPDGSQVQRTARFPRFALHQDTSYTFIPDERALGPNTFRAVADWSNTYDEANETNNSAEQTQVVFDTGIDLIRPADQGIVQSPSPTLRTSVLRRTTETVPVQIQLDSVPDFSSPARQEARLDASSAVTEWSPSSALQEGTTYYWRARVDRSDPPSSWTQASFTVRSSFQTDGWMQQNRQFQVNRQNRLSHQGPSWTFNSFTREIITFSERGSGSRNFGFVVGGTQRYVRLGFGFGVLVIDGKTGRVKGASSFPTYELPDRFTDPEIGDTQQAINSLRDFLDQHVESGDYVFTRTRHLAGGGSAPVPDEVTSLFQNLGSSPTPEDYSTAIDTLTYDHLWVMKARYGFPDATVEQVSPPSEASSVNEIELSSTPSFRYPRGTTTTPLIGPVTAWETMRWQTSPSDASDDLQIDVLARDSTLLVSDVGGLNGERDLSSIDPSAHPYVRLRATLTDSTNRTAPNLSRWSVGYTGVPELLTDPAQLQSIPDTLQEGASQSVSLPVFNLGPVASAPVRVRYDLVDATNTRTTLAIDTLGVIDAGAEKTSSLSFSTADRRSGATLLAVTIESDGPPERITYNNTALRNFYIQSDDTPPTLEVLAEGRELPPTPDAIQNLQDPSLPFVPTNPTLEIQVRDNNPYLRLKDTSYVEVYLKEGLPSDGPDLISNYQRIPFSGPTLTFQAPEDDEENRARVLYEPTLPSKDQTYTLKVEAQDAQGNEGEPHAVTFRVQTEQVITDLYPYPNPMSDHTQFAFQVQGGNTRPTDFSLRIYTLSGRLVREFEGSDVNEGAGLRKTGWNMLTWNGRDEDGDRVATGVYLYRVRMEGEDGTFEGDVEKIAVIR; from the coding sequence ATGCTCCGTTCGTCTCTACTCGCCGTACTGGTTTACAGCACAATCCTGGCCCCGGGGCTCGCCCGGGCACAAGTGTCCGGCTCCTACGACGCGTCGTGGTACGATGCGGACGCTCCCCACGTCCGCATTGCTGTGGTGGAAGACGGAGTGTATCGCGTCACAGGGGCGGCGCTCCAATCGGCCCTGCCGGCCGGAACGACCCTCGGGGAAATTCCGGACTCGACCCTTCGCCTGTACGAAAACGGCCAGGAAATCCCGCTTCACGTGAGCGGGCCGCAGGATGGCACCTTCGGTACGTCGGATGCAATTCACTTCGTCGGGCACCGAAACCGCGGCACCGACGAGTTGTGGGCGTACGAGACCCCGAGCGACCAGAGCAGTCCGTACCGCAGCCTCTATACCGACACCACGCACTACTGGCTCACGTGGGGCGGAGAGACGACAGGCCAACGCTACACCTCGCCGTCGTTTGCCTCCACGACGCCCACAGCCTCACTCCGCGACACGGTTCACGTGGAAGAAGACAACCGGTACTACTACGGGCGCCCGTACGAGAGCGGCGACGCCTTCTACACCGAATCGGAAGGCTACTACTGGCGCCGGTTCTCTCACAACAACACCGGAACCATCCAGGACACGTACACGCTGCCGGTGTCCCGACGCACCAATACCTCTGATCAATTGAACGTGTCGGTGCGGCTGGACGCCGAGACGAATTCGTGCCATCGGGTGCGAGTCGAGGCAGAGCTTCAACAGAGCGGGGGCGGGGTGGCCTTCGAGGCACTCGACACTGTCGAATGGCAGGGGTATCAACGACAAACCGTCACCGCCTCCATCGACCAGAATCGGGTCCCTAGCGATCTTCGAGTGCGGATCGTCTCGATCAACCAGAATTTCTCTGATTCCAACTGTCCCGCCCCTGGCAGCACGCCCAACTACGTCCTCCTCGACTATCTGGAAGCCGACTACGTTCGCCGGCTTGCGGCCGCCAACGACGCGCAGCGCTTCGTTGCCCCCTCGGGCACCAACTACACCTTTTCGCTCAGCGGCTATTCGAGCAGTCGCGTAGAGGTCTACAATCCCGCCGACGCCCGGCGCTACGTGCTTTCTACGACCGGCGGAACAGGAACAGTGTCTGCTTCCCCGACAGGTCCGAATACACCGTTCTGGACCGTGGGCCAGCAGTCCTTCAAGTCGCCTGCCTCTCTTCGTCCCGACAAGTCGAGCGACTGGTCGGTGGCCTCGGCCCACGGGGCCGACTACGTGATCCTCACCACAGAAGCCCTGCTTTCCTCCGCGCGCGAGTTGGCGGAGTATCGACGCACACAAAGCGACTATGAGGTCGCAGTAGTACAGATCCAGAACGTGTTCGACGAGTTCGACTATGGGCGCCCTACGCCCATCGCAATCCGGCGCTTCGCCCGCGCCACGCAGTCCTGGTCGCCCGCCCCGCAGTTCCTCACCATTTTTGCAGATGCGCCCTATCCCATCGATCCGGGGCTTTCCCGTTCTCGTGCAGAGTGGGCCGTCCCCTCGTTCGGCTACTCGCCCTCCGACGGCTGGTACGTCATGCAGGCAAACGGACCCAGCGATTGGACGGAGTTCATGGCCGTCGGCCGCATTCCGGTCCGAAATAACGCGCAGGGGGAGCTCTTTGTCGATAAGCTGTCGACCTACGAGAATGCCGCCCCCGCGGCCTGGCAAAAACGCATGATGCTGCTGGCCGGGGGCACGAGCGAGAGCGAACAGAGCTCTCTGCAGTTCTACTCCAACCAGTGGGGCGAATTGGCCACCGGCACGGCCGACACCCTCTATGCCGCCGGGATGGATACCTTGCGCTACTATAAGCAGGCAGACGATGCACTCGATACGAGCTTCCAGGACTCTTTGTCCGTAGACCTTGAGCGGGGCGCCGGTTGGTTGAGCTACTTTGGGCACTCCGCCGCGCAGACGTGGGAAATTGTCACCGAAGCGCCGAAGGAGTGGGAGAACGCCGGTCGGCTCCCCGTCATCCTCTCTCTCGGCTGTAAAACGGGATCCTTTGCGGGGGGGCGTTACTCAGAACGGGGCGCCCCCTCTCTGGGCGAACAGCTCGTCGTGGGAACGCTCGGGAGTGACTCCTCCCCCGTGGACGGCTCCCGAAGTGGAGGTATCGCGCATTGGGGCACGTCGGCCCTGGGCAATCGGCTGCCCTCCGCTCGCCTGGGCGACGAGCTCACACACAGGGTCTTTCAGGATACTATGCGGGTGCTGGGCACGGCCATTCAAGAGGCCAAAGCATCAATTGCCCGCGACTTTGGATCAAGCAGTCTCTATCAACGCCACTTGCTTACCTACGGCCTGCTCGGCGACCCTGCCACTCGGATCGCAATTGCGGAACAGCCCGACTTCCATTTGTCTGAGGATCAGATTTCGATTTCCCCATCGGCTCCCGTCCCCGCCGAGCCGCTCTCGGTCAACGTCACGCTTCGCAATTACGGCCTAGTGCCCCGCGACAGCGTGGGCCTTCAGTTCACGTGGCAGCGCCCCGACGGCTCACAGGTGCAGCGCACTGCTCGCTTCCCTCGATTCGCGCTGCACCAGGACACGTCGTACACCTTCATCCCTGATGAGCGCGCCCTGGGCCCAAATACGTTCCGGGCTGTTGCCGACTGGTCAAACACCTACGACGAAGCCAACGAAACGAATAACAGTGCCGAGCAGACCCAAGTAGTCTTTGACACGGGCATCGATCTGATTCGACCTGCGGATCAGGGCATCGTGCAGTCGCCCTCTCCTACCCTCCGGACCAGTGTGCTCCGGCGCACGACCGAGACGGTGCCCGTGCAGATTCAACTCGACTCTGTTCCTGACTTCAGTTCGCCGGCCCGGCAAGAAGCGCGTCTTGACGCATCGTCGGCCGTAACCGAGTGGTCCCCGAGCAGTGCATTGCAGGAGGGCACCACGTACTACTGGCGAGCCCGGGTCGACCGTTCGGACCCGCCCTCTTCCTGGACGCAGGCCAGCTTCACGGTCCGCTCCTCGTTTCAAACCGATGGGTGGATGCAGCAGAATCGGCAGTTTCAAGTCAATCGACAGAACCGACTCTCCCATCAGGGTCCTTCCTGGACCTTCAACTCCTTCACTCGCGAAATCATCACCTTCTCCGAGCGAGGAAGCGGATCGAGAAACTTCGGGTTCGTCGTCGGGGGGACCCAGCGCTACGTACGACTCGGCTTCGGTTTCGGGGTTCTGGTGATAGACGGAAAAACAGGCCGCGTAAAAGGGGCCAGTAGTTTCCCCACCTACGAGCTGCCCGACCGCTTCACCGACCCAGAGATCGGCGACACGCAACAGGCAATCAACAGTCTGCGCGACTTCCTCGACCAGCATGTCGAATCAGGCGACTACGTCTTCACCCGAACCCGACACCTCGCCGGCGGCGGGAGCGCTCCCGTTCCCGATGAGGTCACGTCCCTCTTTCAAAATCTAGGCTCTTCTCCCACCCCAGAAGACTACTCGACGGCCATCGACACCCTCACATACGACCACCTCTGGGTGATGAAGGCTCGATACGGATTCCCCGACGCCACTGTCGAGCAGGTGTCTCCGCCATCCGAGGCCTCGTCCGTGAATGAAATTGAGCTCTCCTCTACCCCCTCCTTCCGTTACCCACGCGGCACGACTACGACCCCCCTCATTGGTCCGGTAACTGCGTGGGAAACGATGCGCTGGCAGACGAGTCCCTCCGATGCGAGCGACGACCTCCAGATTGACGTTCTCGCTCGTGATTCGACGCTCCTCGTTTCGGATGTAGGTGGCCTGAACGGAGAGCGCGACCTCAGCTCAATCGATCCGTCTGCGCATCCCTACGTCCGCCTCCGCGCCACCCTCACCGACTCAACGAATCGCACTGCTCCCAACCTTTCGCGGTGGAGCGTAGGGTACACCGGAGTGCCCGAACTTCTCACCGACCCGGCGCAGTTGCAGTCGATTCCCGACACCCTCCAGGAAGGCGCCTCGCAATCAGTGTCGCTGCCGGTGTTCAACCTTGGACCGGTGGCCTCCGCCCCTGTGCGCGTCCGATACGACCTCGTGGATGCAACCAACACGCGAACGACCCTCGCCATCGACACCCTCGGCGTCATTGATGCCGGGGCAGAAAAGACGAGCTCCCTCTCCTTCTCCACAGCGGATCGTCGTTCAGGGGCCACTCTTCTTGCCGTAACGATCGAGTCCGACGGTCCTCCCGAGCGAATCACCTACAACAATACGGCCCTCCGAAACTTCTACATCCAATCCGACGACACGCCGCCCACCCTAGAGGTCCTCGCCGAAGGCCGGGAACTCCCGCCAACCCCCGACGCCATCCAAAACCTGCAGGATCCCAGCCTGCCGTTCGTCCCCACAAACCCGACGCTCGAAATCCAGGTGCGGGACAACAACCCCTACCTCCGGCTCAAGGACACCTCCTACGTGGAGGTGTACCTAAAAGAGGGGCTTCCCTCAGATGGGCCGGACCTCATCTCGAACTATCAGCGGATTCCCTTTTCTGGCCCCACCCTGACCTTCCAGGCCCCCGAAGACGACGAAGAGAATCGAGCGCGCGTTCTGTACGAGCCCACTCTTCCCTCGAAGGACCAGACCTACACGCTGAAGGTGGAGGCGCAGGACGCGCAGGGCAACGAGGGGGAACCACACGCCGTGACGTTCAGGGTACAAACCGAACAGGTGATCACGGACCTGTATCCGTACCCCAATCCAATGAGCGACCACACCCAGTTTGCCTTTCAGGTCCAGGGGGGGAATACACGTCCCACCGACTTTTCGCTTCGGATTTACACGCTCAGCGGCCGCCTCGTTCGTGAATTCGAAGGATCCGACGTGAACGAGGGGGCAGGACTTCGCAAGACCGGATGGAATATGCTCACCTGGAATGGGCGAGACGAGGACGGCGACCGCGTCGCAACGGGCGTGTACCTCTACCGGGTCCGGATGGAGGGGGAAGACGGCACGTTTGAGGGCGACGTGGAAAAGATTGCCGTGATCCGATAG
- a CDS encoding glycosyltransferase, translating to MQRSDKRIVHITTVHHPQDPRIVRKELCTLAEAGYDAYLIAQNGTSEESEKFTLRALTEGAGWGHRLLLQWEAYREAVALDADCYHVHDPELLPLARLLQRQTQGQIIYDMHEDYRWHGPIVGRLIRGLERWCFRWVDHVVVANAPHLSIVETEEVPTTRIANYYKPLDRKQDQQGAEEQRAPCSLPRSGPIRTLYTGVMGDGGGRGLSQLIDLAGHMKAGGLDARLRLVGVCYVEASRRRAERRIRREGLGDVVERVGWDTYVPWNQLVQHYAEAHVGVVLGTDHPNQVEKIPTKFYEYLHYGLPILCTDFPVWRRFVETHECGAVVPSNEPRQALDVIQHWHQHPGEYRKRSEAALQAAQAYRWEIMGRRLVQLYDGLLRSTG from the coding sequence ATGCAGCGTTCAGACAAGCGCATCGTACATATCACGACCGTGCATCATCCTCAAGATCCGAGGATCGTCCGGAAGGAGCTCTGCACGTTGGCGGAGGCTGGGTACGATGCGTACCTGATTGCCCAGAATGGTACGTCGGAAGAGAGCGAGAAATTCACCCTCCGGGCACTGACCGAGGGAGCCGGGTGGGGGCATCGTCTTCTTCTTCAATGGGAGGCCTATCGCGAAGCCGTGGCGCTCGACGCCGACTGCTACCACGTCCATGATCCGGAGCTCCTTCCGCTTGCTCGCTTGCTCCAGCGACAGACACAAGGGCAGATCATCTACGACATGCATGAAGACTACCGATGGCACGGGCCCATTGTGGGGCGGCTGATTCGGGGACTGGAGCGATGGTGCTTTCGGTGGGTCGATCACGTAGTGGTGGCCAACGCACCGCACCTTTCCATTGTGGAGACGGAGGAGGTGCCGACCACGCGGATCGCCAATTACTACAAGCCTCTTGATCGGAAACAAGACCAGCAGGGTGCGGAGGAGCAGCGGGCGCCGTGCTCCCTTCCGAGGTCAGGACCGATTCGGACACTCTACACAGGCGTTATGGGCGATGGGGGAGGACGAGGGCTTTCGCAACTGATCGATCTGGCGGGGCACATGAAGGCCGGCGGTCTGGATGCACGACTTCGGTTGGTCGGTGTGTGCTACGTCGAGGCGTCCCGTCGTCGGGCGGAGCGACGCATTCGACGAGAGGGTCTTGGCGACGTGGTCGAGCGCGTGGGGTGGGACACGTACGTCCCGTGGAACCAGCTCGTCCAGCACTATGCGGAGGCGCACGTAGGCGTTGTCTTGGGCACGGACCACCCGAATCAGGTCGAAAAGATCCCGACGAAGTTTTACGAATACCTGCACTACGGCCTCCCCATCCTCTGCACCGATTTTCCGGTGTGGCGTCGCTTTGTCGAAACGCATGAGTGTGGAGCAGTAGTGCCCTCCAACGAGCCCCGACAGGCCCTCGACGTAATTCAGCATTGGCACCAGCACCCAGGGGAGTATCGGAAACGATCCGAGGCTGCGCTACAGGCGGCGCAGGCGTATCGGTGGGAGATCATGGGACGGCGCCTTGTGCAGCTGTACGATGGTCTTCTCCGGAGCACTGGGTGA
- a CDS encoding glycosyltransferase family 2 protein: MSISSSEPSPEQPESATVAAIVVTYERKALLRQCLEALQNQTHPIAEIIVVDNASTDGTAAMVRADFPEVTLRVLDENRGGAGGFHEGMKQAVSRDVEWMWVMDDDAEPNPDALERLFSSGRHREEKTAGLASLRVNPDGTIQKGSVGWYAPFRMTYDRVSGTGSGVEKIGYATFVGLMVRAQAVRDVGLPEADFFIRSDDNEYVLRLSNWGHVYLVRDSRIVHHDASESKDIPTSLWARFWGERPIDSYWRRYYLLRNELLIVRKHAQTRRQRWRGYVVGLYRFLRSVVAVLCLDDHKWLRVTVLARAFWHGISGRSGKYYDPKQFPSTH, from the coding sequence ATGTCGATCTCGTCATCGGAACCGTCACCTGAGCAGCCCGAATCTGCTACGGTCGCTGCGATTGTGGTTACCTACGAGCGCAAGGCGCTCTTGCGGCAGTGCCTGGAGGCCCTGCAGAACCAGACGCACCCGATTGCAGAGATCATCGTCGTCGACAACGCGAGCACTGATGGCACCGCGGCGATGGTGCGGGCCGACTTCCCGGAGGTGACCCTGCGGGTGCTCGACGAGAACCGGGGTGGGGCAGGTGGCTTCCACGAAGGGATGAAGCAGGCAGTGTCGCGGGACGTGGAGTGGATGTGGGTGATGGATGATGATGCCGAGCCGAATCCCGACGCTCTCGAACGGCTCTTTTCATCGGGGCGTCATCGCGAAGAGAAGACAGCGGGACTCGCGTCGCTACGTGTAAATCCAGATGGGACGATTCAGAAGGGCTCAGTCGGGTGGTACGCGCCGTTTCGTATGACCTATGACCGAGTGTCTGGGACGGGGAGTGGAGTAGAAAAAATTGGTTACGCTACCTTTGTGGGGTTGATGGTCCGCGCACAGGCCGTTCGCGATGTCGGATTGCCGGAAGCCGACTTTTTTATCCGGTCTGACGACAACGAATACGTGCTTCGGCTGTCGAATTGGGGGCACGTGTATCTGGTGCGAGATAGCCGCATCGTCCATCACGACGCGTCGGAGAGTAAGGACATTCCCACGTCCCTTTGGGCTCGGTTCTGGGGGGAGCGGCCCATCGACAGTTACTGGCGACGCTACTACCTCCTTCGAAATGAGCTTCTGATTGTGCGCAAGCATGCTCAAACCCGACGGCAGCGCTGGAGGGGATATGTGGTGGGGCTGTATCGTTTCCTGCGGAGTGTCGTAGCGGTGCTGTGTCTCGATGATCACAAGTGGCTGCGGGTCACCGTTCTTGCCCGAGCCTTCTGGCACGGCATTTCGGGCCGTTCAGGGAAATACTATGATCCCAAACAGTTTCCCTCCACGCACTGA